In Haliotis asinina isolate JCU_RB_2024 chromosome 15, JCU_Hal_asi_v2, whole genome shotgun sequence, one DNA window encodes the following:
- the LOC137266298 gene encoding keratin-associated protein 19-9b-like, translated as MMKLTVVLVACLAVATYAKPMSYGMGMYGGLGYGLGGLYGGMGGFGIGSLYGGMGGLYGGMGGFYGGMGGMYGGMYGGMGGLYGGMGLGKGIGIGYGYY; from the exons ATGATGAAGCTTACCGTCGTCCTTGTGGCCTGTCTTGCTGTTGCTACTTACGCCAAACCTATGAGCTACGGTATGGGCATGTACGGAGGCCTTGGCTATGGCTTGGGAGGTCTATACGGAGGCATGGGCGGCTTTGGCATCGGATCCCTGTACGGAGGCATGGGAGGACTGTACGGCGGTATGGGAGGATTTTATGGAGGCATGGGAGGAATGTACGGAGGAATGTACGGAGGTATGGGAGGACTGTACGGAGGAATGGGACTTGGCAAAGGAATTG GTATTGGATATGGTTACTACTGA
- the LOC137264860 gene encoding neuropeptide-like protein 29, with the protein MMKLIVVLVACLAVGTYAKPMSYGMGMYGGLGYGLGGLYGDMGGFGIAGLYGGMGGLYGGMGGLYGGMGGLYGGIGGLYGGMGGLYGGMGFGKGIGIGYGYY; encoded by the exons ATGATGAAGCTTATCGTTGTTCTCGTGGCCTGTCTGGCTGTGGGTACCTACGCCAAACCCATGAGCTACGGTATGGGCATGTACGGAGGCCTTGGCTATGGTTTGGGAGGCCTGTACGGGGATATGGGCGGCTTTGGCATCGCAGGACTGTACGGCGGTATGGGAGGATTATACGGAGGCATGGGAGGACTGTACGGAGGCATGGGAGGACTGTACGGAGGCATAGGAGGACTGTACGGAGGCATGGGAGGATTGTACGGAGGAATGGGCTTTGGCAAAGGAATTG GTATCGGATATGGTTACTACTGA